One Methylosarcina fibrata AML-C10 DNA segment encodes these proteins:
- a CDS encoding protein adenylyltransferase SelO — protein MNSRAPINRLDDLVFDNRFVRELPADPETANYRRQVGGACYSLVSPAPVSRPQRVAYSREVADLLDLSAELCESDEFVQVFAGNRLTAGMAPYAICYGGHQFGYWAGQLGDGRAINLGEVVNRRGERWALQLKGAGPTPYSRNADGLAVLRSSIREFLCSEAMFHLGVPTTRALSVIATGDEVIRDMFYNGNPKAEPGAIVCRVAPSFTRFGNFQIFAARNDLALLKQFTDYTIHTDFPHLGEPSPKVYVEWFTEVCRRTAEMIVHWQRVGFVHGVMNTDNMSILGLTIDYGPYGWLENYDPDWTPNTTDAAERRYRFGHQPHIAFWNLGQLANAVYPLIEEVEPLQQAMNQYAETFERGWQAMMAGKLGLVSYRPDVDEELIDELLALLQAAETDMTLFFRRLARMETTDDFLNALTAQSGAGFFGEAYYVPEQLTPDYRRRLSLWLERYVRRLQQDGVADETRRSRMNAVNPKYVLRNYLAQLAIDKAEQGDFDMVNELLELLRRPYDEQPGRELFAARRPDWARTRAGCSMLSCSS, from the coding sequence ATGAATTCCCGCGCACCCATAAATCGTCTTGATGATCTCGTTTTCGACAACCGCTTTGTTCGGGAGCTTCCGGCGGATCCGGAAACCGCCAATTATCGTCGTCAGGTCGGCGGCGCCTGTTATTCTCTGGTCTCGCCTGCCCCCGTTTCCCGGCCCCAACGGGTGGCTTATTCACGGGAAGTGGCCGATCTGCTCGACTTGTCCGCCGAATTGTGCGAATCGGATGAGTTTGTCCAGGTCTTTGCCGGCAACCGGTTGACCGCCGGCATGGCGCCTTATGCGATCTGCTACGGCGGGCACCAGTTCGGTTACTGGGCCGGGCAATTGGGCGACGGCCGCGCGATCAATCTGGGCGAAGTCGTTAACCGGCGCGGCGAACGGTGGGCATTGCAGCTCAAAGGCGCAGGGCCGACACCCTATTCCCGCAATGCCGACGGGCTGGCGGTGCTGCGCTCGTCGATACGGGAATTTTTGTGCAGCGAAGCCATGTTTCATCTCGGCGTGCCGACGACCCGGGCCTTGAGCGTCATTGCCACCGGCGACGAGGTGATTCGCGACATGTTTTACAACGGCAATCCGAAAGCCGAGCCCGGGGCGATCGTCTGCCGGGTGGCGCCGTCGTTTACCCGCTTCGGCAATTTCCAGATTTTTGCCGCGCGCAACGATCTGGCTTTGCTGAAGCAGTTTACCGACTATACGATCCACACCGATTTTCCCCATTTGGGAGAGCCGTCCCCCAAGGTGTACGTCGAATGGTTCACCGAAGTCTGCCGCAGAACGGCGGAAATGATCGTGCACTGGCAACGGGTAGGCTTCGTGCACGGCGTCATGAACACCGACAACATGTCGATTCTGGGCCTGACCATCGATTACGGCCCTTACGGCTGGCTGGAGAATTACGATCCCGACTGGACGCCGAACACGACGGATGCGGCCGAACGGCGATACCGGTTCGGACACCAGCCGCACATCGCGTTCTGGAATCTGGGACAGCTCGCCAATGCCGTTTATCCTTTAATCGAAGAGGTGGAACCCTTGCAGCAGGCGATGAATCAATACGCGGAAACCTTCGAACGAGGCTGGCAAGCCATGATGGCGGGCAAGCTGGGTCTCGTGTCCTACCGTCCGGATGTGGACGAGGAGTTGATCGACGAACTGCTGGCGCTGTTGCAGGCGGCCGAAACGGACATGACTCTTTTCTTCAGAAGACTCGCCCGGATGGAGACCACTGACGACTTCCTGAATGCGCTGACGGCACAGTCCGGCGCGGGCTTTTTCGGCGAGGCGTATTACGTGCCGGAACAGTTGACTCCCGACTACCGGAGACGCCTGTCGCTCTGGCTTGAGCGCTACGTCCGGCGCCTGCAACAGGACGGCGTCGCGGACGAAACGAGGCGCAGCCGAATGAATGCTGTTAATCCCAAGTATGTGCTGCGCAACTATCTGGCCCAGCTCGCCATCGACAAAGCAGAACAAGGCGATTTTGACATGGTGAACGAGTTGCTGGAGTTGCTGCGGCGCCCTTACGACGAACAGCCCGGCCGGGAATTGTTTGCGGCCAGGCGTCCGGATTGGGCCCGAACCCGGGCCGGATGTTCAATGCTGTCGTGCAGTTCCTGA
- a CDS encoding calcium-binding protein: MKNKITIAAACFCLGSLALAEVALAKKSSQCPDGIADVVLTKKHPDFSLDSDEVNTSYTVCDGSGDCQTVPFVNDGVNSLIIQGSSGKNVIYGTRGPDTICAGNGNDVVDAGEGDDVVYGNNGKDVLYGGYGNDEIFGGNGKDVVYGFDDDATDDPDLPDDADDDVLQGENGNDVMTGGPGHDTLAGGNGKDDLHGDDGNDSLSGGNGKDTLNGDDGDDTLSGGNGKDNLNGGNGNDDIEGGKGKDDCLDNGNTDGTDDCAASELEDK, translated from the coding sequence ATGAAGAATAAAATAACGATCGCCGCCGCGTGTTTCTGCCTGGGGAGCTTGGCATTGGCCGAGGTAGCCCTGGCGAAAAAATCGTCGCAGTGTCCCGATGGGATCGCGGATGTCGTATTGACCAAAAAACATCCGGATTTTTCGCTCGACTCCGACGAGGTGAACACCTCGTACACGGTCTGCGACGGCTCGGGCGACTGCCAGACGGTGCCTTTCGTCAACGACGGCGTGAACAGTCTGATCATTCAGGGCAGCAGCGGCAAGAATGTCATCTACGGCACCCGCGGCCCCGATACGATCTGCGCCGGGAACGGCAACGACGTGGTCGATGCCGGAGAAGGCGACGACGTCGTCTACGGCAACAACGGCAAGGACGTGTTGTACGGCGGTTACGGCAACGACGAGATCTTCGGCGGCAACGGCAAGGACGTCGTCTACGGCTTTGACGATGATGCCACCGACGACCCCGATCTGCCGGACGATGCCGACGACGACGTTCTGCAAGGCGAGAACGGCAACGACGTAATGACCGGAGGTCCCGGCCATGACACGCTGGCGGGCGGCAACGGCAAGGACGATCTGCACGGCGACGACGGCAACGACTCTCTGAGCGGAGGCAACGGCAAGGACACCCTCAACGGCGACGACGGCGACGACACCCTGAGCGGCGGCAACGGCAAGGATAACCTCAACGGCGGCAACGGCAACGACGACATTGAGGGCGGCAAGGGCAAAGATGACTGCCTGGACAACGGCAATACCGATGGTACCGACGATTGTGCTGCCTCGGAACTCGAAGACAAATGA
- a CDS encoding efflux RND transporter periplasmic adaptor subunit: MFVIFQTLFFIARLLILFFTGHAAILAEIYPEPPEPATTDRYPVIELSREAQRMAGLQTMEARPVRHRPEFMAYGKAVNLQPLLALRHQYLQALTDGSSAQAKLIQSREGMKRVQDLLTHGVAPKRRLQEQQSQWRVDQSQVDASHYRLQAIVNEARLNWGEPLTGWAMTADSGHLDAFLSGQDILLQITLPSGRRLADGIRTIFVDAAGNRGKAREAGFVSQAPQTDAPIQGISYFFRTQAREILPGMSVSAWIPEDRTALEGVAVPTSAVLWSMDQQFVYVKNGEKRFSRRLLETPAPMGDGYFISGTILPGEQVVTVGGQLLLSEELRGKIAEDDD; encoded by the coding sequence ATGTTCGTTATTTTCCAAACTCTTTTTTTTATCGCCCGCCTCCTGATTTTATTTTTTACCGGTCATGCCGCCATTCTTGCCGAAATTTATCCGGAGCCGCCGGAACCGGCTACAACCGACCGTTATCCCGTCATCGAACTGAGCCGGGAAGCACAGCGCATGGCCGGTCTGCAAACGATGGAAGCGCGGCCGGTCAGGCATCGGCCGGAGTTTATGGCCTATGGCAAAGCGGTCAATCTGCAGCCGTTACTGGCGTTAAGACATCAATACCTGCAGGCGTTAACCGACGGCAGCAGCGCGCAGGCAAAACTGATTCAGTCCCGGGAAGGGATGAAACGGGTGCAGGATTTGTTGACGCACGGCGTGGCGCCGAAACGGAGATTGCAAGAGCAGCAATCCCAATGGCGGGTCGATCAGTCGCAAGTCGATGCCAGCCACTATCGGTTGCAGGCCATTGTCAATGAAGCCCGTCTGAACTGGGGCGAACCGCTGACCGGCTGGGCGATGACCGCCGATTCCGGCCATCTGGACGCTTTTTTGTCGGGTCAAGACATTCTGCTGCAAATCACTCTGCCTTCCGGGCGAAGGCTGGCTGACGGGATTCGGACAATTTTTGTCGATGCCGCCGGCAATCGGGGCAAGGCTCGGGAAGCCGGCTTCGTTTCACAGGCTCCCCAGACCGATGCGCCGATACAAGGAATCAGTTATTTTTTCCGGACCCAAGCCAGGGAGATCCTCCCCGGAATGAGCGTCAGCGCCTGGATACCGGAGGACCGGACCGCCTTGGAAGGAGTGGCCGTGCCAACCTCGGCCGTTCTCTGGTCGATGGACCAGCAATTCGTTTATGTTAAAAACGGAGAAAAGCGGTTCAGCCGGCGCTTGCTGGAAACTCCCGCGCCGATGGGCGACGGTTATTTCATCAGTGGGACGATTCTCCCGGGAGAACAAGTCGTTACTGTCGGCGGTCAATTGCTGTTATCGGAAGAGTTGCGGGGAAAAATTGCCGAGGATGACGATTGA